One Lampris incognitus isolate fLamInc1 chromosome 14, fLamInc1.hap2, whole genome shotgun sequence DNA window includes the following coding sequences:
- the pcmtd1 gene encoding protein-L-isoaspartate O-methyltransferase domain-containing protein 1: MGGAVSAGEDNDDLIDNLKEAQYIRTDKVEQAFRAIDRGDYYLDDYRDNAYKDLAWKHGNIHLSAPCIYSEVMEALKLQPGLSFLNLGSGTGYLSTMVGLIIGPFGVNHGVELHKDVVEYAREKLDDFIKNSNSFDKFEICEPVFVVGNCLEISTDSHQYDRIYCGAGVQKDHENYMKVLLKIGGILVMPIEDQLTQITRTGQCSWESKNILAVSFAPLVQQSRADGEKPDAVQLPPVTVRSLQDLSRIYIRRTLRELSAEESPDKGLKVPQKRKRRRCRRRRINTYVFVGNQLIPQTVESEEEEQTEEEHKEVEEEEERDIGDIEILKQVNVLRDQIMALPLPESLKAYLLYYREK, encoded by the exons ATGGGGGGAGCCGTGAGCGCTGGGGAGGACAATGACGACCTGATTGATAATCTGAAGGAAGCCCAGTATATTCGGACAGACAAAGTGGAACAGGCCTTTCGAGCCATAGACCGAGGGGACTACTACCTGGATGACTACCGGGACAATGCCTACAAAGACTTAGCATGGAAACACGGGAACATACACCTGTCTGCTCCATGTATATATTCAGAGGTGATGGAGGCCCTCAAACTGCAGCCAGGACTGTCATTCCTCAATCTAGGCAGTGGAACTGGCTACCTGAGCACGATGGTTGGACTCATCATAG GGCCGTTTGGCGTGAAtcatggagttgagctccacaAGGATGTGGTTGAATATGCTAGAGAGAAGCTGGATGATTTTATAAAGAACAGTAACAGCTTTGATAA GTTTGAGATCTGTGAACCCGTCTTCGTGGTGGGGAATTGCCTTGAAATCTCAACGGACAGCCACCAATACGACCGCATTTATTGCGGCGCAGGAGTGCAGAAGGATCACGAAAATTACATGAAAGTGCTGCTCAAAATTGGAGGCATTCTCGTGATGCCTATAGAGGACCAG CTGACCCAGATAACCAGAACTGGCCAGTGCTCATGGGAGAGTAAGAACATCTTGGCGGTGTCCTTTGCCCCCTTGGTCCAGCAGAGCAGAGCTGATGGAGAGAAGCCTGATGCTGTCCAACTGC CCCCTGTGACTGTCAGGAGCCTTCAGGATTTGTCTCGGATCTACATACGCCGCACCCTCAGAGAACTGTCTGCCGAGGAGAGTCCAGACAAGGGGCTCAAAGTTCCTCAGAAGCGCAAACGCAGGCGCTGCCGACGGCGGCGCATCAACACCTATGTTTTTGTTGGCAACCAGCTGATACCCCAAACTGTGGAGAGCGAGGAAGAGGAACAGACTGAGGAAGAGcacaaggaggtggaggaggaggaggagagagacattgGCGACATCGAAATCCTGAAGCAAGTCAACGTGTTGAGAGACCAAATAATGGCTTTGCCTCTGCCTGAGTCACTCAAGGCATATTTGCTGTACTACAGAGAGAAGTGA